In Stomatohabitans albus, one genomic interval encodes:
- a CDS encoding HAD family hydrolase has protein sequence MATPDLIVFDVDGTLLDEGVEVPERTEALLRLSQRVPCLLSSGRAPFSLARWARAWNLNGPHGACNGALLTTANEDIDVLATLDDDLRDGLIDALLARDLPILVFLADGSLRTPVHDERVQVVTAFDEPMPVVGGLDTAPTVKVITVATRDDEGDELRSLFADRTLYQRTHELFVEWNSPRSSKGLALEHQIAALGITPNLVYAVGDSENDASMLRLADHGIAVQGAAIEAREAADEHLSVPIEQWMDSIG, from the coding sequence ATGGCTACGCCCGATCTGATTGTATTTGACGTTGATGGCACCCTCCTTGATGAGGGTGTTGAGGTGCCAGAGCGTACCGAAGCACTCCTTCGGTTATCCCAGCGAGTGCCCTGCCTTCTGTCGAGTGGACGCGCCCCGTTCAGCCTGGCGAGATGGGCGAGGGCCTGGAACCTTAACGGCCCACACGGTGCCTGTAACGGGGCGTTATTGACGACAGCTAATGAAGATATTGATGTGTTAGCCACCCTGGACGATGACCTACGAGATGGTCTCATTGATGCACTCTTAGCTCGCGACCTTCCCATTTTAGTATTCCTGGCTGATGGCAGCCTACGCACCCCTGTTCATGATGAGCGCGTACAGGTTGTGACGGCCTTTGACGAGCCGATGCCTGTTGTTGGAGGGCTTGATACGGCACCCACGGTGAAGGTCATTACGGTGGCCACCCGTGACGATGAGGGCGACGAACTACGGTCCTTATTTGCCGACCGTACCCTCTATCAACGTACCCATGAGCTGTTTGTTGAGTGGAACTCACCGCGCTCAAGTAAGGGGCTTGCGCTCGAACACCAAATCGCAGCTCTAGGCATTACACCCAACCTGGTCTATGCGGTTGGAGATAGCGAGAACGATGCGTCGATGTTGCGCCTTGCTGATCACGGTATTGCCGTTCAAGGTGCAGCCATTGAAGCGCGTGAAGCCGCCGATGAACACCTCAGCGTGCCGATTGAACAGTGGATGGACAGCATTGGATAA
- a CDS encoding alpha/beta fold hydrolase, whose protein sequence is MVWLNVCVLLLVTAAVLVLLAGPSQHQQVVVCFSPFIFIPLTVIVGLFGNRDWVFWLIAFGTGALILIRLLAPPFSLPKPVGPYAIGTTTRQFINRELRDALAPSGSDRWSEATVQFWYPISQETRGVCTPYLAHGMRVAEGAARLLRNERGQQFPIQFLSYSGIWFCRAHAIVDAEALTGTDPWPVVVVLTGFGGHRNMHTVQIEALAAQGYVVIGIDLPFICAHVQSAQDGSDCFVRPRAEVMDPIGTNAMISLVANQSNWVIARALALPTSDDAGVLASLNLGKVGIYGVSLGAITAGLIAQTNPQISAVAMADAEMHEAVADAGIGKPALWFTRTPDEMRTERNQSGGWSDEDIHATTSTVEQAMAHQPEGLSTEVHIPGIFHAQFTDVPLWFGALLRSHLEGPTPTRQAHQSINAHLLAFFSQWLSTRESS, encoded by the coding sequence ATGGTTTGGTTGAATGTATGCGTCCTGCTCTTGGTGACCGCCGCTGTACTGGTGCTGTTGGCTGGGCCCTCTCAACATCAACAGGTAGTGGTCTGTTTCTCCCCGTTTATTTTTATTCCACTTACAGTGATCGTCGGACTCTTTGGTAACCGAGATTGGGTGTTTTGGCTTATTGCGTTTGGCACCGGCGCACTCATATTGATTCGCCTACTTGCACCGCCTTTTTCGCTGCCAAAACCAGTTGGCCCCTATGCCATTGGCACAACCACACGCCAATTCATAAACCGCGAACTGCGTGATGCCCTTGCGCCAAGTGGTTCAGATCGTTGGTCAGAGGCGACGGTTCAATTCTGGTACCCAATTTCCCAAGAAACCAGGGGTGTGTGCACCCCCTATTTGGCCCACGGTATGCGCGTAGCAGAGGGGGCTGCCCGCCTATTGCGCAATGAACGTGGGCAGCAGTTTCCAATTCAATTCCTTTCGTATTCAGGCATTTGGTTTTGCCGTGCCCATGCCATCGTTGATGCTGAAGCATTGACGGGCACCGACCCGTGGCCAGTGGTGGTGGTATTAACTGGGTTTGGGGGTCATCGAAATATGCACACCGTTCAAATTGAGGCACTAGCGGCACAGGGCTATGTAGTCATTGGCATAGATTTGCCCTTTATCTGTGCACATGTCCAATCAGCTCAAGATGGTTCAGACTGCTTTGTTCGCCCCCGGGCTGAGGTTATGGATCCGATCGGTACAAACGCAATGATCAGCTTGGTTGCCAACCAAAGCAACTGGGTCATTGCACGTGCGCTTGCTTTACCAACGAGTGATGATGCTGGGGTATTAGCGTCACTTAATCTGGGCAAGGTTGGCATCTATGGGGTATCCCTTGGCGCAATCACCGCAGGACTCATTGCGCAAACCAATCCACAAATCAGCGCAGTTGCTATGGCGGATGCAGAGATGCACGAAGCGGTGGCCGATGCTGGGATCGGCAAACCGGCGTTGTGGTTCACCCGTACCCCCGATGAAATGCGCACTGAACGAAACCAATCCGGAGGATGGAGTGACGAGGATATTCACGCTACTACCTCCACGGTTGAACAGGCCATGGCTCATCAACCGGAAGGGCTAAGCACCGAGGTTCATATTCCTGGGATATTCCATGCACAATTTACTGATGTCCCCCTGTGGTTCGGCGCGCTATTGCGGTCTCATCTGGAAGGTCCCACCCCCACTCGCCAAGCCCACCAGTCAATCAACGCTCATTTGTTGGCCTTCTTTTCTCAGTGGCTCTCAACCCGTGAATCTAGTTAA
- a CDS encoding endo alpha-1,4 polygalactosaminidase, translated as MAVFPLSVTPSQLAGIIPARHLAVWKANLLVPLLIAISVLLAVPVGADPISVRAGRTVGHHPTLPPTSGVFDYQLGGSFNRVPRHRHINVVVRDDTDRPLPGAYNICYINGFQTQPDAQAFWHTHQELLLHDKSGGLVVDPNWPDEYVLDPSTKAKREGIVRIIGPIIKGCKTRGFDAVEIDNLDTFTRFTQINRDRALELARDYVRIAHASGLAIAQKNTAEIAALGKTHIGFDFAIAESCAAWDECAAYTSVYGPHVLQIEYPDTLRDANIAFTRVCNDPHRAPLTILRDRNLVPRGHREFTYARC; from the coding sequence ATGGCTGTGTTTCCCTTATCCGTCACTCCATCTCAGCTGGCTGGGATTATTCCAGCACGTCATCTGGCGGTGTGGAAAGCCAACCTGTTGGTTCCCTTGCTCATCGCGATCAGTGTGCTCCTGGCCGTGCCTGTGGGTGCAGATCCTATTTCGGTTCGTGCAGGCAGAACAGTCGGGCACCACCCCACATTGCCGCCTACTTCAGGGGTTTTTGATTACCAGTTGGGTGGTTCGTTTAATCGGGTACCTCGGCATCGGCACATCAACGTGGTTGTTCGTGATGATACCGACAGGCCATTACCTGGTGCCTACAACATTTGTTATATCAATGGTTTCCAAACCCAACCTGATGCCCAGGCTTTCTGGCATACGCATCAAGAACTGCTCTTGCACGACAAGTCAGGCGGCTTGGTCGTTGACCCTAACTGGCCAGATGAATATGTGCTTGACCCATCCACCAAGGCCAAACGAGAGGGTATTGTTCGCATTATCGGGCCAATCATAAAAGGCTGTAAGACGAGAGGGTTTGATGCGGTCGAAATCGATAACCTCGATACTTTTACGCGGTTTACCCAAATCAACAGAGACCGCGCTCTTGAACTTGCCCGTGATTATGTGCGCATCGCCCATGCATCCGGCTTGGCGATTGCACAAAAGAACACCGCCGAGATTGCCGCCTTGGGGAAAACCCACATCGGGTTTGACTTTGCGATAGCCGAAAGCTGTGCCGCCTGGGATGAATGTGCGGCCTATACCTCGGTCTATGGGCCACACGTGCTCCAAATCGAATACCCCGACACCTTGCGTGACGCCAACATCGCATTTACACGGGTGTGCAACGACCCACACCGTGCCCCGCTCACGATTCTTCGTGACCGCAACCTCGTACCCCGTGGCCACCGAGAGTTCACCTACGCTCGCTGTTAA
- a CDS encoding SDR family oxidoreductase: protein MDNWLALEGKTVIVTGGSSGIGQAVATHLHAVGVNVVVADLHVPAEDTSNITTIATDITSRESVQAMVDQVIERYGRIDGLVNNAGINLPRLLVDGYNPDHPQYELDDDAFTAMMAVNIKGVYLAAQAVARHMVANQAGVIVNVSSEAGMEGSDGQSMYSATKGAVNGFTRSWAKELGRWGVRVVGIAPGILEPTGLRSPIYEAALAYTRGTTVDGLNQDYSSSIPLGRVGTLEEVATTIAFLLSPRGGYLAGTTVNVTGGKSRG from the coding sequence ATGGATAACTGGTTAGCACTCGAAGGGAAAACCGTCATCGTCACTGGCGGTTCAAGCGGCATCGGTCAGGCGGTGGCAACCCATCTCCACGCCGTCGGCGTGAATGTGGTGGTCGCTGATCTGCACGTACCGGCAGAAGATACGAGCAATATCACGACCATTGCCACAGACATCACCTCTCGAGAGTCCGTTCAAGCGATGGTTGATCAGGTCATCGAAAGGTACGGGCGTATTGATGGGCTGGTGAATAACGCCGGAATTAACCTGCCGCGGCTACTTGTTGATGGCTACAACCCCGACCATCCGCAATATGAACTTGATGACGATGCCTTTACGGCCATGATGGCCGTCAATATCAAGGGGGTGTACCTCGCCGCCCAAGCTGTTGCCCGACATATGGTGGCAAATCAGGCTGGCGTTATTGTCAACGTGTCATCTGAAGCTGGTATGGAAGGCTCTGACGGGCAAAGCATGTACTCGGCCACCAAAGGTGCCGTGAACGGCTTTACTCGGTCCTGGGCGAAAGAACTTGGACGTTGGGGTGTGCGCGTGGTCGGCATCGCACCAGGCATTCTTGAACCTACCGGCCTGCGCAGCCCAATCTATGAAGCGGCGCTGGCCTACACCCGTGGTACGACGGTGGATGGGCTCAACCAGGATTACTCATCTTCAATTCCACTAGGTCGGGTTGGCACATTGGAGGAAGTGGCCACCACCATCGCCTTTCTACTCAGTCCTCGGGGCGGCTACCTTGCGGGCACCACCGTGAATGTCACAGGTGGGAAATCACGAGGCTAG
- a CDS encoding BglG family transcription antiterminator, whose protein sequence is MARGRASQLVHYLETRFSAPSQALMQRLDISERSLRDLIKTVNSQLEGAGRISHERGRIRLDIHDPARFRTLHERFEQDDRSLNEPEKRQAVQFAYLSNAHGPVTIDDLAAVTQVSRSTALQDLSVLRAQLEPFSIELIGKPNRGIELVGDELHIRFFYLEHAKSEIPTDMLNMGIIALLNQEIERHNLGQGVRNLLDPWLNLMLVRVRDGYPLNAIDRTYNNLRHSARFEMAEALVNAAGRRHAMVIPEAESYFIAIPLAGLRTTMDVAQPQDTHHSSLADEILAVISAELNITLSHPTLLDSFARHMDAMVNRMRYRVYVDEWDIPEMAYDHPLAFEMAQIARRVIHDQHGIEVIDAEVGLLATWFGVFIEEQRLLYEQPVRVGICTPRGAIAARLIRARLMKELGTDAVFSIYDCHDPNQITADAVDVLLHTDPITVPRGVATITIGMGFDPNELALRIRRHRLDRTGQSLYAAGAASLVCALMGPNQFFLLPPDSTHEDQIAFIADKLEASGVVDDGFKQRLLDGEYASTFQTASEVSFPHTMVTTDQLVLAVGVCAHPEPGAGARIMVVLGIPSGDVPDEGVLIDVYEEVIRLSSSPEDVKALSQLTSAAAFLQYAASNHVFSERVE, encoded by the coding sequence ATGGCACGAGGGCGCGCGTCACAGTTGGTTCACTACCTGGAAACCCGGTTTAGTGCACCATCGCAAGCCCTCATGCAGCGCCTTGATATTAGTGAGCGTTCACTGCGTGATCTGATTAAAACGGTGAATAGCCAGCTTGAAGGGGCAGGGCGCATATCCCATGAACGTGGCCGTATCCGTCTTGACATTCATGATCCTGCTCGTTTTCGTACCCTCCACGAACGGTTTGAACAAGATGACCGTTCACTCAATGAACCAGAGAAACGCCAGGCCGTACAGTTTGCCTACCTGAGCAATGCGCACGGCCCGGTCACCATTGACGACCTCGCCGCCGTCACTCAAGTATCACGTTCCACGGCACTTCAAGACTTGTCTGTCCTCCGTGCACAACTCGAGCCTTTCTCCATTGAGCTGATTGGTAAGCCAAATCGGGGTATCGAACTCGTTGGTGATGAACTGCATATCCGGTTCTTTTATCTTGAGCATGCGAAAAGCGAAATCCCTACAGACATGCTGAATATGGGCATTATCGCGTTGTTGAATCAAGAGATTGAACGCCACAATCTTGGCCAAGGGGTACGTAACTTATTAGATCCGTGGTTGAACCTCATGTTGGTTCGCGTCCGTGATGGCTATCCGCTCAATGCGATTGACCGGACCTATAACAATTTGCGCCACTCGGCCCGCTTTGAAATGGCTGAAGCACTAGTCAACGCAGCTGGCCGCCGTCACGCCATGGTGATTCCTGAGGCTGAGTCCTATTTCATTGCGATTCCACTGGCAGGGTTACGCACCACGATGGATGTAGCCCAACCCCAAGACACCCATCACAGCTCATTGGCCGATGAGATTCTGGCCGTCATCAGTGCTGAATTGAATATCACATTAAGCCATCCCACACTGCTTGATTCCTTTGCACGACATATGGACGCGATGGTGAATCGGATGCGCTATCGCGTGTATGTCGATGAGTGGGATATTCCAGAGATGGCCTACGACCATCCCCTCGCCTTTGAAATGGCACAGATTGCGCGTCGGGTTATTCATGACCAGCACGGCATTGAGGTCATTGATGCCGAAGTAGGGTTATTGGCCACCTGGTTTGGGGTCTTCATTGAAGAGCAACGACTGCTGTATGAACAGCCCGTGCGAGTCGGCATTTGTACGCCACGCGGTGCCATTGCGGCCCGCTTGATTCGGGCGCGGTTGATGAAAGAGCTCGGAACAGATGCGGTGTTCTCCATCTATGACTGCCATGATCCCAATCAAATCACCGCTGATGCCGTAGACGTGTTGTTACACACCGACCCAATTACTGTGCCGCGAGGGGTTGCCACAATCACCATTGGTATGGGCTTTGACCCCAATGAATTAGCCCTGCGGATACGTCGGCACCGACTCGACCGCACCGGCCAGTCACTCTATGCTGCAGGCGCGGCCAGCCTGGTGTGTGCCCTGATGGGCCCAAACCAATTCTTTTTGTTGCCTCCGGACAGCACCCATGAAGATCAGATTGCCTTCATTGCCGACAAGCTTGAAGCCTCAGGTGTTGTTGATGACGGATTCAAACAGCGGCTCCTTGATGGGGAGTATGCCTCCACATTCCAAACTGCTTCAGAAGTTTCCTTCCCGCACACCATGGTCACCACTGACCAGCTTGTCCTAGCCGTTGGCGTGTGTGCACACCCCGAACCTGGCGCGGGTGCTCGCATCATGGTTGTACTTGGGATTCCTTCCGGCGACGTTCCCGATGAAGGGGTGCTCATCGACGTGTATGAAGAGGTTATTCGCCTCTCAAGTAGTCCAGAAGACGTGAAAGCGTTAAGTCAACTAACTAGTGCCGCAGCGTTCTTGCAATATGCGGCCTCAAATCACGTATTTAGTGAAAGAGTTGAATGA
- a CDS encoding PTS glucitol/sorbitol transporter subunit IIA — MQTIWSTACVGIGPKTEELAQMGMVVTFGTNAPDEIAEFCVSITVQPVSGAIAPGNYLQIGDQAFPVTAVGDVAQENLGNLGHATFNFDGATEPSMPGTIHVEGAVPAIEVGTELSLIAA, encoded by the coding sequence ATGCAAACGATTTGGTCAACGGCATGTGTAGGCATTGGACCAAAAACGGAAGAGCTCGCCCAAATGGGGATGGTGGTGACCTTTGGGACGAATGCCCCAGATGAGATTGCGGAGTTTTGTGTTTCAATCACAGTTCAGCCCGTAAGCGGAGCAATCGCTCCTGGCAACTATCTCCAAATCGGTGACCAGGCATTTCCGGTCACCGCAGTTGGTGATGTAGCACAAGAGAATCTTGGGAACCTTGGTCACGCCACCTTTAATTTTGATGGTGCCACAGAGCCGTCTATGCCGGGCACGATTCATGTTGAAGGTGCGGTACCAGCTATTGAGGTTGGTACTGAATTGTCACTCATTGCGGCATAG
- a CDS encoding glucitol/sorbitol-specific PTS transporter subunit IIBC: MTEYNAITVTKGPGGWGGPLTIKPEGDKNVLLYLVGGGQRPDVVDKIVELTGCEAVNGFETSVADDRIFAALIDCGGTLRCGIYPQKGIPTMNVHTTGKSGPLAQYINEDIYVSAIGVDQVVPADADAKVLAGVAAGAASSAGGAGEAARPKKLTEQMREQKNQSIIQKIGLGAGTVVAIFYQAARDAVQTMLNTIIPFMAFVALLIGIIHGSGFGDWFSRLLTPLAGSALGLMILGFICSLPFLSPLLGPGAVIGQVIGTLIGVEIGKGNVHPSLALPALFAINTQCACDFIPVGLGLAEAEPETVEVGVPSVLYSRFANGVPRVFVAWLASFGLYSNAG; encoded by the coding sequence ATGACTGAATACAACGCAATTACGGTAACCAAGGGTCCCGGCGGTTGGGGTGGTCCACTGACGATCAAACCCGAAGGAGACAAAAATGTGTTGTTGTACCTCGTGGGTGGTGGGCAGCGCCCTGACGTGGTGGACAAGATCGTTGAGCTGACCGGCTGTGAGGCGGTCAACGGGTTTGAAACCTCGGTGGCTGATGACCGTATCTTTGCCGCACTCATTGACTGTGGTGGAACCTTGCGGTGTGGGATTTACCCACAAAAGGGCATCCCTACAATGAATGTGCACACCACTGGTAAATCTGGTCCACTCGCCCAGTACATCAACGAAGATATTTATGTTTCTGCGATTGGTGTTGACCAAGTTGTTCCAGCAGACGCTGACGCAAAGGTCCTCGCCGGGGTGGCTGCAGGTGCTGCGAGTAGCGCAGGGGGAGCAGGTGAGGCGGCGCGCCCCAAGAAACTGACCGAGCAGATGCGTGAACAAAAGAATCAGAGCATCATCCAAAAAATTGGTCTTGGGGCAGGCACCGTTGTCGCCATTTTCTATCAGGCGGCACGTGATGCAGTGCAAACGATGCTGAACACGATTATCCCATTCATGGCGTTCGTCGCGCTCCTTATCGGGATTATCCACGGGTCTGGGTTCGGTGACTGGTTCTCACGCCTCTTAACACCCTTAGCTGGTTCAGCATTGGGCCTAATGATCTTGGGCTTTATCTGTTCGCTGCCGTTCTTGTCACCCTTGCTTGGACCTGGCGCGGTGATCGGGCAGGTGATTGGTACGTTGATTGGTGTTGAAATTGGTAAGGGTAATGTGCACCCGTCCTTGGCTCTGCCAGCACTCTTTGCCATTAACACCCAGTGCGCCTGTGACTTCATTCCGGTGGGGCTGGGCCTTGCTGAAGCTGAACCAGAAACGGTTGAAGTTGGGGTACCGAGTGTGCTCTATTCTCGTTTTGCCAACGGTGTCCCTCGGGTTTTTGTTGCCTGGCTTGCGAGTTTCGGCCTCTACTCAAACGCCGGTTAA
- a CDS encoding transcriptional regulator GutM, with the protein MMNYWFLVIVCGLLFLLQMGLGLLQSKAFSQEFVALRRQGQKVATGKHKALFSQGAIVMFAVTNSGQIIAGRAIRGITIFARFRPCNTFNGQRITRLDPAQLADQPPAIRKAIENAVETWVAVHKGLPPVEPPEAFVAFITKVQSSVAALKASIMRQPQPTNT; encoded by the coding sequence ATGATGAATTATTGGTTTCTTGTCATTGTTTGTGGCCTATTGTTTTTACTCCAAATGGGCCTCGGATTACTGCAAAGTAAGGCATTTAGTCAAGAGTTCGTAGCCTTACGACGGCAAGGTCAGAAAGTGGCTACGGGTAAACACAAAGCCCTCTTTAGTCAAGGGGCCATCGTGATGTTTGCCGTCACGAATAGCGGCCAAATTATCGCGGGACGGGCCATTCGCGGCATCACCATTTTTGCGCGCTTTCGCCCGTGCAACACCTTCAACGGTCAGCGCATTACCCGTTTGGATCCTGCCCAGTTGGCTGACCAACCGCCGGCCATCCGCAAAGCCATAGAAAACGCCGTTGAAACATGGGTCGCTGTCCACAAGGGGCTTCCACCAGTAGAGCCACCAGAAGCGTTTGTTGCCTTTATTACGAAGGTCCAATCGTCAGTTGCGGCCCTCAAAGCATCCATCATGCGCCAACCCCAACCAACCAACACGTAA
- a CDS encoding transaldolase family protein, translating to MLYLDSANIEGIRQLANTGVFAGVTTNPTILKQSGLGFNDIEQLDSQFLELGLTQRFYQTVGRTVPEILATAERILALGNGVWVKIPAVGAGLEAAAKLRGEPLLLTAVYHPTQALLAEGLGVDWIAPYIGRMDDIANNGVESAALMAYALESSDIGILAASIRSVDVLFELMAVGITDFTISIELAQQLIHQTNAMDAWHAFEQDAAEMDSSTAPTRKDA from the coding sequence ATGTTGTATTTAGATTCTGCAAATATTGAAGGCATACGACAACTCGCAAATACCGGTGTATTTGCTGGAGTGACTACAAACCCAACCATTTTGAAACAGTCAGGATTGGGTTTTAATGACATCGAACAGCTCGATTCCCAATTTCTTGAGTTAGGTCTCACCCAACGCTTCTATCAGACTGTGGGACGAACAGTTCCAGAGATCCTTGCCACTGCTGAGCGCATCCTGGCGTTAGGCAACGGTGTCTGGGTGAAGATTCCCGCCGTGGGCGCCGGCCTTGAAGCAGCCGCCAAACTTCGTGGAGAACCGCTGTTATTGACTGCGGTTTATCACCCCACCCAAGCGCTTCTGGCTGAAGGGTTAGGTGTGGACTGGATCGCACCGTATATCGGGCGAATGGACGACATTGCCAATAACGGCGTTGAGTCTGCCGCGTTGATGGCCTATGCCCTTGAGTCGTCTGATATAGGCATTCTTGCCGCAAGTATCCGCAGCGTTGATGTGCTGTTTGAACTGATGGCCGTCGGTATCACCGATTTCACGATTTCTATAGAACTTGCCCAACAACTCATTCATCAAACGAATGCAATGGACGCTTGGCACGCCTTTGAACAGGACGCTGCCGAGATGGATTCGTCTACTGCACCAACCAGAAAGGACGCGTAA
- a CDS encoding HAD family hydrolase, whose product MDNHARPDVYIFDVDGTITTTNGPLTAPMAEALMALNAQSPVVLSTGRSLGGLAPVLAQAPLPGPHAVSNGAAIVTNQRTSHVFNALTPTDCNEIREYLDSRGFICVYCLADGNLQIDHSDDRMVDILETGAWPAIIKPFANDQPVLKILTLCLEDEEEDIRTICANTTEIHRTQYNMIEWTAPGSNKGVAFGHQIAILGLEHPVVFAIGDSENDLPLLAKATFAIAMPDAAPVVKAAADHVLDEPLLAWVQRQVS is encoded by the coding sequence TTGGATAATCACGCGCGCCCTGATGTCTACATCTTTGATGTTGACGGCACAATCACCACAACGAATGGGCCACTGACCGCTCCCATGGCTGAGGCGCTCATGGCGCTCAATGCTCAAAGCCCGGTGGTATTGAGTACAGGTCGTTCACTCGGTGGCCTTGCCCCTGTTCTGGCGCAAGCGCCCCTCCCTGGCCCGCATGCGGTTAGTAATGGGGCAGCCATCGTGACCAATCAGCGCACGAGCCATGTCTTTAATGCCCTCACCCCCACAGATTGTAACGAGATACGGGAATACTTGGATTCTCGTGGATTTATTTGTGTTTATTGTTTAGCCGATGGCAACCTGCAAATCGACCATAGCGATGATCGGATGGTAGATATCCTTGAAACAGGTGCCTGGCCAGCGATAATCAAACCCTTCGCCAACGACCAGCCCGTACTAAAAATCCTCACCCTTTGTTTAGAAGACGAAGAAGAGGATATTCGAACCATCTGTGCCAACACCACTGAGATTCACCGGACGCAGTACAACATGATTGAGTGGACAGCGCCGGGCAGTAATAAGGGCGTGGCGTTTGGCCATCAGATCGCGATATTGGGGTTAGAGCACCCGGTTGTCTTCGCCATTGGTGACAGTGAAAACGACCTGCCATTACTGGCTAAAGCTACCTTCGCCATCGCCATGCCAGATGCGGCACCAGTGGTCAAAGCAGCCGCAGACCACGTGTTAGATGAACCACTACTGGCTTGGGTGCAACGCCAAGTCAGCTAG
- a CDS encoding PTS glucitol/sorbitol transporter subunit IIC yields the protein MNPLQLLVGLAEGFINLFKDGAETFVSWMTGIVPLVLLLIIFMNTLIRLIGEEKILKWAEKAGGNPISRYLILPFIGSIFFANPMTLSLGRFLPEYYKPSYYASASYFCHTSNGVLPHINPGELFIFLGIAQGVTDLGLDTGELAVRYLLVGLVMNFVSGWFTDLTTAWVQRQQGVELSKTLKAVA from the coding sequence ATGAACCCATTACAGTTGCTCGTCGGTCTTGCAGAGGGATTCATTAACCTCTTTAAAGACGGGGCAGAAACATTTGTTTCTTGGATGACAGGGATCGTGCCCCTTGTCCTCCTCCTCATCATCTTCATGAACACCCTTATCCGGCTGATTGGTGAAGAAAAAATCCTGAAGTGGGCTGAAAAAGCGGGCGGGAACCCCATTTCTCGCTACCTCATCTTGCCCTTTATTGGGAGTATCTTTTTTGCGAACCCGATGACCTTGTCACTGGGCCGGTTTTTGCCCGAGTATTACAAGCCGTCCTACTACGCCAGCGCCTCATACTTCTGCCACACCAGTAATGGTGTGCTCCCACACATCAACCCCGGGGAGCTCTTTATCTTCTTGGGGATTGCTCAAGGCGTAACCGACTTGGGTTTGGATACCGGGGAACTCGCAGTGCGGTATTTGCTGGTAGGGCTTGTGATGAACTTTGTGAGCGGGTGGTTCACGGACTTAACCACGGCCTGGGTACAGCGCCAGCAAGGTGTTGAACTTTCTAAGACGTTGAAGGCGGTGGCATAA